Proteins co-encoded in one Kribbella qitaiheensis genomic window:
- a CDS encoding carbohydrate ABC transporter permease, with protein sequence MRLIGRVVGKQPIGTAFVTPYVVFLAAVFAYPLGFAVYMSFHDYFFAAPGAIVDRPWVGFANYASVLSDPAVRRSFANVGIFLLINVPLTVVLSLLLAWSLNAAIRWRGFFRVSYYVPYVTASVAVVGVWLFLFNSGGLVNSVLGPLAPDPSWLVNSKLAMPTVAIYVTWKQLGFFILLYLAALQNVSKDLYEAASMDGAGKWKSFRNVTVPGVRPATTLVVLLATVTGANLFTEPYLLTGGGGPDGASASPVLIMYQRGIEQGNPDVGSAIGVLLVIGVLILALIQRRLLDRES encoded by the coding sequence ATGAGGCTGATCGGCCGGGTCGTCGGGAAGCAGCCGATCGGGACGGCCTTCGTCACGCCGTACGTCGTCTTCCTGGCGGCCGTGTTCGCCTACCCGCTCGGCTTCGCCGTCTACATGTCCTTCCACGACTACTTCTTCGCGGCGCCGGGCGCGATCGTGGATCGGCCGTGGGTGGGGTTCGCCAACTATGCGAGCGTGCTGTCGGACCCGGCGGTCCGGCGGTCGTTCGCGAACGTCGGTATCTTCCTGCTGATCAACGTGCCGCTGACCGTGGTGCTCTCGTTGCTGCTCGCCTGGTCGCTCAACGCGGCCATCCGATGGCGCGGGTTCTTCCGGGTCAGCTACTACGTGCCCTACGTGACGGCGAGTGTGGCCGTGGTCGGTGTCTGGCTGTTCCTCTTCAACTCGGGCGGCCTGGTGAACTCCGTACTCGGTCCGCTGGCACCTGATCCGTCCTGGCTGGTGAACTCGAAACTGGCCATGCCGACGGTGGCGATCTACGTCACCTGGAAGCAACTCGGCTTCTTCATCCTGCTCTACCTGGCCGCGTTGCAGAACGTGTCGAAGGACCTGTACGAAGCGGCGTCGATGGATGGCGCCGGAAAGTGGAAGTCGTTTCGCAACGTCACGGTGCCGGGGGTCCGACCGGCCACGACGCTGGTCGTCCTGCTGGCCACCGTGACCGGCGCGAACCTGTTCACCGAGCCGTACCTGCTGACCGGCGGCGGTGGTCCGGACGGGGCGTCCGCTTCGCCGGTGCTGATCATGTACCAGCGCGGCATCGAGCAGGGCAATCCGGACGTCGGCTCGGCGATCGGCGTACTGCTGGTGATCGGTGTGCTGATCCTTGCGCTGATCCAGCGCCGGCTACTGGATCGGGAGAGCTGA
- a CDS encoding carbohydrate ABC transporter permease has protein sequence MKSPWRFIALLVGAFVFLFPFYYMLVGSLQAEPDSSVGGAFPNPGNLTLHNYQEINAAINLGKSLLNSGIFTGGVILGTLVFGVLAGYALARLQFRGRGTVFNLMLLVQVIPFQLLTIPLYVLIVRSYGLADSYLGMILPFAINSTAVFVFRQYFLQLPQELFDAARIDGAGELSILWRVAVPLVKPALLTGVLLTFIGPWNEFLWPFLITKQQGLQPLAVSLSNYITTVSARAANPFGAVLAGACVLAAPAVALFVIFQRRFISSSLESGVKG, from the coding sequence ATGAAGAGTCCGTGGCGGTTCATCGCCTTGCTGGTCGGGGCGTTCGTGTTCCTGTTCCCCTTCTACTACATGCTCGTCGGCAGTCTGCAGGCCGAGCCGGACTCCTCCGTGGGCGGGGCCTTCCCGAATCCGGGCAACCTCACCTTGCACAACTACCAGGAGATCAACGCCGCGATCAATCTCGGCAAGTCCCTGCTGAACTCGGGGATCTTCACCGGTGGCGTCATCCTCGGCACGCTGGTGTTCGGCGTACTGGCCGGGTATGCGCTGGCCCGGCTGCAATTCCGCGGTCGCGGCACGGTGTTCAATCTGATGTTGCTGGTCCAGGTGATTCCGTTCCAGTTGCTGACGATTCCGCTCTATGTGCTGATCGTGCGCAGCTACGGCCTCGCCGATTCGTACCTGGGCATGATCCTGCCGTTCGCGATCAACTCGACGGCGGTGTTCGTGTTCCGGCAATACTTCCTGCAGTTGCCGCAGGAGTTGTTCGACGCTGCGCGTATTGATGGTGCCGGTGAGCTGAGCATCCTGTGGCGGGTGGCGGTTCCGTTGGTGAAGCCCGCGCTGCTGACCGGAGTGCTGCTGACCTTCATCGGTCCGTGGAACGAATTCCTCTGGCCGTTCCTGATCACCAAGCAGCAGGGTCTCCAGCCGTTGGCGGTGTCGCTGTCGAACTACATCACGACCGTGTCGGCGCGGGCGGCGAATCCGTTCGGCGCAGTACTGGCCGGGGCCTGCGTCCTGGCCGCACCGGCGGTCGCGCTCTTCGTCATCTTCCAGCGCCGCTTCATCTCCTCCAGCCTCGAATCCGGGGTCAAGGGGTAA
- a CDS encoding glycoside hydrolase family 130 protein, producing MTVPYTLTRLGVVMTPEPGNEFESEGVLNPASGYGPDGQLYLLPRLVAPGNISRVGLAAVELTDGVPSGVRREGIVLSPDEGWERGLNNAGVEDPRVTWIPSLNKHVMTYVAYGPLGPKPALAVSEDLRTWTRLGPLHFEYQADLDTDLNLFPNKDTVFFPEPVPGPDGEPAYAMLHRPMWDLGWFREGEGVHLPAGVKDDRPGIWVSFVPVAEVERSLSNLVHLRQHRLVAMSEYPFEELKIGAGPAPLRVPEGWLVIHHGVTGEQPVGFDPTTQKVSYAAGALLLDPLDVTRVIGRTAEPILVPETEEERIGTVGNVVFPTAIEEVDGVRYVFYGMADAKIGVARLDRLS from the coding sequence GTGACTGTTCCATACACGTTGACCCGTCTTGGTGTCGTGATGACGCCCGAGCCCGGGAACGAATTCGAGTCCGAAGGAGTGCTGAATCCGGCCAGCGGCTATGGTCCGGACGGTCAGCTCTATCTGCTGCCACGACTGGTTGCGCCTGGCAACATCTCGCGGGTCGGCCTGGCGGCGGTCGAGCTGACCGACGGCGTTCCCAGCGGCGTACGCCGGGAGGGGATCGTGCTGTCGCCGGACGAAGGCTGGGAGCGCGGCCTGAACAACGCCGGGGTCGAGGATCCGCGGGTCACCTGGATCCCGTCGCTGAACAAGCACGTGATGACGTACGTCGCGTACGGGCCGCTCGGGCCGAAACCGGCGCTCGCGGTGTCGGAGGACTTGCGGACGTGGACCCGGTTGGGGCCGTTGCACTTCGAGTACCAAGCCGACCTCGACACCGATCTGAACCTGTTCCCGAACAAGGACACGGTGTTCTTCCCCGAGCCGGTGCCCGGGCCGGACGGCGAACCGGCGTACGCGATGTTGCACCGGCCGATGTGGGACCTCGGCTGGTTCCGCGAAGGCGAAGGCGTACACCTGCCGGCGGGGGTGAAGGACGACCGGCCGGGGATCTGGGTGTCGTTCGTGCCCGTCGCCGAGGTGGAGCGTTCGCTGTCGAATCTCGTGCATCTTCGGCAGCACCGGCTGGTGGCGATGTCGGAGTACCCGTTCGAGGAGCTCAAGATCGGGGCGGGGCCGGCGCCGCTGCGGGTGCCTGAGGGCTGGTTGGTGATCCATCACGGCGTGACGGGGGAGCAGCCGGTCGGGTTCGATCCGACTACCCAGAAGGTTTCGTACGCCGCGGGTGCGTTGTTGCTCGATCCGCTGGATGTCACGCGGGTGATCGGTCGTACGGCGGAGCCGATCCTGGTGCCGGAGACCGAGGAGGAACGGATCGGGACGGTGGGGAACGTGGTGTTCCCGACGGCGATCGAAGAGGTCGACGGTGTTCGGTATGTCTTCTACGGGATGGCGGACGCGAAGATCGGCGTCGCCAGGCTGGACCGGCTGTCATGA